One Manihot esculenta cultivar AM560-2 chromosome 18, M.esculenta_v8, whole genome shotgun sequence genomic window carries:
- the LOC110606217 gene encoding mitogen-activated protein kinase kinase kinase 20, protein MKRKFVAVEEDSLDNHGVAWWRGHLLGKGGSGSVFLAYLKKPKSRNEFYRRVMAVKSAEVSSSSSLQKEKEVFNHLHDCPYILECYGEETTVSQNGQMFYNLLLEYASGGTLADLIRRSGGCGLPELDVKRYTRSILKGIDYIHRHDYVHRDLKPENVLLVPSGSGDFVPKIADFGLAKKVQKTKRRVFDSSIAGTILYMAPETLVDNIQESPSDIWALGCIVYEMFTGKPLWGLNPNESTEELCKRIVDRFKLPEIPSGISKDGKDFLKRCLVKNHKFRFTIEMLLNHPFVSGILDDRGNEPCDWSCCEE, encoded by the coding sequence ATGAAGAGAAAGTTTGTGGCAGTAGAAGAAGATAGCTTGGATAACCATGGAGTCGCATGGTGGAGAGGGCATCTGCTCGGCAAAGGAGGGTCTGGGTCTGTTTTTCTCGCCTATTTGAAGAAACCCAAATCTAGAAACGAGTTTTATCGGCGAGTTATGGCTGTTAAATCGGCGGAGGTCTCTTCATCAAGTTCGCTTCAGAAGGAAAAAGAGGTTTTCAACCATCTTCATGACTGTCCCTACATTCTTGAGTGTTATGGTGAGGAAACTACTGTGAGTCAGAATGGACAGATGTTTTACAATCTGTTGCTGGAGTATGCTTCTGGAGGAACCCTAGCTGATCTTATAAGGAGATCGGGTGGTTGTGGATTACCTGAATTGGATGTGAAGAGATACACAAGGTCTATTCTTAAAGGCATCGATTATATCCATCGCCATGATTATGTTCATCGTGATTTGAAGCCAGAGAATGTGTTGCTTGTGCCAAGTGGTAGTGGTGACTTTGTGCCCAAGATTGCGGATTTCGGGTTAGCCAAGAAAGTTCAGAAGACAAAGAGGAGAGTGTTTGATTCATCTATTGCGGGGACTATTTTGTATATGGCACCAGAGACTCTAGTTGATAATATTCAGGAATCTCCCTCTGATATTTGGGCTCTCGGATGCATAGTTTATGAGATGTTTACTGGGAAACCACTTTGGGGTCTGAACCCTAATGAGTCAACTGAAGAACTCTGCAAAAGAATTGTTGATAGATTTAAATTACCTGAAATTCCATCTGGGATCTCAAAGGATGGAAAGGATTTCTTGAAAAGATGCCTAGTGAAGAATCATAAGTTCAGATTCACCATTGAGATGTTATTGAATCATCCATTTGTATCAGGAATATTAGATGACAGAGGTAATGAACCTTGTGATTGGAGCTGTTGTGAAGAGTGA